The Pongo pygmaeus isolate AG05252 chromosome 18, NHGRI_mPonPyg2-v2.0_pri, whole genome shotgun sequence DNA window GCCCCTGAGCTTGGGGTGCAGGGCTGGGAGTGACAGCCTAACTGGGACCTGCCCACGGCCTCCCTCCTCACGCAGTGGCAGAGCCCTAAAGGCACGATGAGGGCCCTGGCCTGGTGACCAAGCAGACGCAGCCATCGTGTCACTGCCATGGAggtgaatgcagaggagtgggaCTCTGGGAAAAGTCCCTCTTGTCCATGGGGCTGTGGTCGGGAAATCAACACCTGTGGGTCTCCGTCTCCCAGGGTCAGGAAAAGGCTGAGAGGCCTAGGTGTGGCCAGGGCCTGGGGCTGACACCCCCACCTACAGACCCTGAATGGTGCCCCCATTGCACAGGAGCTCACTCCTCtacttgaaaaagaaagagatggatTACGGTGCCGAGGCAACAGGTCCCCTGTCCCGGATGTTGAGGATCCCGCAACCGAGGAGCCTGGGGAGAGCTTTTGTGACAAGGTCATGAGACGGTTCCAGGCCATGCTGCAGCGGCTGCAGACGTGGTGGCACGGGGTTCTGGCCTGGGTGAAGGAGAAGGTGGCGGCCCTGGTCCATGCAGTGCAGGCCCTCTGGAGAGAGTTCCAGAGATTCTGCTGCTCTCTGTCAAAGCTCTTCAGGTCCTCTTTCCCCTCTTTCCAGTCCTAAGGAGCCCCACGGGGGACAAGGAGGAGCTGACACCCCAGAAGTGCTCTGAACCCCACTCCTCAAAATGGAGATACTGACACCACCTTTGCCCTCACTGTTACTTCGCAGCCACCCTGACCCCTCACTCAGCTCTTCTGTGCCCCGCCCCCCTCCCACACACTCAGTCCCCCTGCCTGGAGTTCCTGCTGCAGTTCTGACCTGGGGCTGTCACCCTGGCATCTTAATAAAACTTGCTTATACTTACCTGGCAGGGGAGATGCCATGATCACGGAGGTGGGTTTCACAGGACAAGGCTGATCCgttgctgtattagtccgttttcacgcagctataaagaatacctgagactgggtaatgtataaagaaaagaagtttaattgactcacagttccacatggctggggaggcctgaggaagcttacaatcatgggggaaggcggaagagaagcaaggcacgtcctgcatggcgggggaactgccaaacacgtgttttgtttagttttttttatttgagatggagttttgctcttgtcgcccaggctggagtgcaatgaggtgatctcggctcactgcaacctctgcctcccgagttcaagcgattctcctgcctcagcctgctgagtcgctgggtttacaggcatgcgccaccatgccaggctaattttgtatttttagtacag harbors:
- the IL32 gene encoding interleukin-32 isoform X1, coding for MCFAKVHSAAIKDLRARMHQAVDRYCDEMENEESGCGQVMSGLAELEDDCKESYLDTMEAHYQEHHPELTPLLEKERDGLRCRGNRSPVPDVEDPATEEPGESFCDKVMRRFQAMLQRLQTWWHGVLAWVKEKVAALVHAVQALWREFQRFCCSLSKLFRSSFPSFQS
- the IL32 gene encoding interleukin-32 isoform X2, with the translated sequence MCFAKVHSAAIKDLRARMHQAVDRYCDEMENEESGCGQDDCKESYLDTMEAHYQEHHPELTPLLEKERDGLRCRGNRSPVPDVEDPATEEPGESFCDKVMRRFQAMLQRLQTWWHGVLAWVKEKVAALVHAVQALWREFQRFCCSLSKLFRSSFPSFQS